CGTATATTCCTTCCAGCTTATTTAATGTGAGTTGTTTATACTCCCACACCTTTATTCttagcttttcattttcgagGTCTAGATACGATCCTCTATACTCAAATACGCTCCTAaaattcatgttttttttttgctccgcTGCAACGTTGGACACCACATGGGTCCGCAGGCAGTTTTtcgtcttcccctttgcgtAGATTTTCATGCTGGAGCCTCTCTGCGgtgaagaagggggggggaatggGAGGAGCAATGGGGGGCTGTGCTTCCAACCTGACGCGCGCATAGGCAGACCGCCCATGTAGGAACGCCTCCCACGTATGCACACCTCCCATGTATGCACACCCGGCTGCTTTGGGGGAAACTCACCTGTATGCGACACTCCTCTCGGTTGCCTCCAAAGTCGAAATCGACAAACGCATTAAAATCGCTGCTCATATAATTCTGGATATGCAAATCCCACAGAATGACTTTCCACCTCCTGGGGTACCCCCAATGCTTTTTCAAGTCATCCGTATCTCCTCTTTCCTCTTGCGGACTTTTTAACACCTTGAGGAATTGCTCATATGTGTACTGTGGCGCTCCTAGCATTTCATCGAAGAACGTTTTTTCCTCTGCTCCTTCTAGAGAGGGATCCCCCTGTACTGGCGCGCTCGCCTCTGGGTTTTCGTTCGCCTCTGCCTTCTTCGCTTCATCCTTTTCCGCGCCGCTGTTGTTCAGGTTGACGATGTTTTTGAATTTGTCGAACATCGTGTTGAGGGGTGGGGAACGGGTGGCAGATTAGCGGCGGGGAACGGATGTCAGATTAGCGGCGGGGGACGGATGGCATATTAGCGGTGGTTCCCCTTGTCCTTTCTCCTATTCCCTTTctcctcttcccttttccctcTTCCCTCGCGCCGCCTCACTGCTTCGCACCCTTCCCCTGCTGGCCCCTCTATGCAGGGTCTCCCTTTGCAGTTGTCCCCCTGAAGAGGCTCAGAAAGGGAGCACGCCTAATGCAAAAACGGTTTTGAAAAATGCTAGTCAGTTCAGGGTGCAGTTATATTCTCGCAGTTAATTCATTGCTTGGGTGTATGTTTAGTGTATGCCTTGTTGTGTAGTTAGTGGGAAGGGGGTCTGACTCTACCTAAGCTGAGATGCAGCGGTAGGGTGCTATAACGACAACTGGTGGGGATCCCTTCACTTGTCCTGTACTCGCcttgtcttcctttttcctacCTCACGTAAAAAGGTAGTGTTACCCTCCCAACAAAATGGGTGCCTATAAAATGCGTGCCGACAAAACTGCTCACGTGTGCCTCTACACGCATTTGAAGGCGCATTTCGAGCTCCACAATAAtttgcctctttttattttcaactCGTTACTATGGGCTACTGTTGTAATGGGGAAGCTCGTCTGgggtgggaaaataaaaaaaagtattttttttccctgcatTTCTCCCCTCTGCTGCTTATCCTTCTGCTGCTTATCCCTCTGCTGCTTATCCTTCTGTTGCTTATCCCTCTGCTGCCTATCCCTCTGCTGcttacccccctttttgataaAGGATGATGAGCGCCCTACACAATGGTGTACTCAAATCAAATGCTCACAGGtgacacctttttttgtaaattggTGAATTATGCAAATGGAGGGGGTGTGTACGAAGTTCGCATTTGCGAGGTTGGGTAACGGCTGAGTTAGGTCTCAATTTTCCCGTTGCGCAGaagagggggaggggaaaagtTGTTCAGGCGGAGTGACGAGCAAGCAAAGGTAACGTGATGATGCAGTAGCTATGGAGTGATTGCTGCGCAGGTGGAAAATCTgccccctctcccccttggTTCAAAGGGAGGCTACGGAGAAGCTAAAGGGAGGTTAAAGGCGATCTCGGCGAGGGGAAAGGCGCACAAAATTAGTACGCTCGCAAGTGGAAGCAAGAAAGCCGCAAAAGGGTGATACGCATACGCACACCTGAACGGAGGGGGGCGTGCATAATGTGTAATGAGCAGTGCGTATTGTGTAAGCGTGCGTGCCTACGCGCCCATGTTCCAGGAATTAATGCAATCCACAAAACATACACAGTAAAACgcgtacacacatacacacgtaCTGTACACGCATGTGTTGATGTGTGTGTTCACAAgcgtatatacatttttaaacttaATAAAggtgtaacttttttttttttttttttcataaagttTGTGATGTTATTATGCAcctggagaaaaaaaaacagtccCGTATAAGCATAAGAGCAAGAgaaggatggaaaaaagaattcgaCACGGATGCAACGCATGCGGCAGGTGGGTTAGTGGAGATGTCCCCGAGGGTGACCACTTATTAGGAGGGAAAAATGGCACACATGGTAGCATAAGGCGAAATGGCGAGGTAAAGatgacacaaaaaatggagccaCGTGGGGCagaaatggcacaaaaaatgaagccacTGGAGCagaaatggcacaaaaaatggagccaATTGGTGTAGCAAAGatgacacaaaaaatgaagccacTGGAGCAGAAatgacacaaaaaatgaagccaaGTGGTAgagcaaaaatggcacaGAAAACGAAACAGGTGACACTGGATGGGGCGCACAAAACTGGGTGCTTGTACAAACAAAAGGGAGCAACAGACGGCACGGCGTGGAACGGGCCACCTATCTTTTAACCCTATTCTTCTCGCCTTTTATGTAGTAATACAAATAATAAATGGCGCTCATGGTCACGCCTTCAATTCGGTTGGCATCGTGCAATGTGCGCGGCCTGAATTTGTTCagtttttcaatttcttcgtTAGACAAGTAGGGGAAGTTAAGCCTACGGGGGTGGCGGTAATAGGGTGGCGGTGAGTGTGGCGGGGGGAGAGTGCCGCCATAGGCACACGGGCAGGTTAGCGGTGAGAGTGTCGCGATGGGCACACGGGCAGGTTAGCGGTGAGAGTGTCGCGATGGGCACACGGGCTGATTAGCCGCGATAGGCACACGGCAGATTAGCCGTGAAAGCCGCTTTACCTGTCGTAGGTGACATCGGGCGGGATGGCCAAGTCGAAGCTGTCCCTAATTTTATCTACCTCCCTGATCTGTTTCGTCAAGTAGGGAGAGTATTTAACCTCAGCACAGGCAGTTTCCAAGGTGGCACAGTTCAGAAGCAGGTCGTCACTTTGGTCAAGAGACAATCCGCAGTGTTGCATTTTATCCATATAAATGGCTAGATTGttttgttcaggtaaaacTGAGCTCTGTAACTCATTCCAGTTGTGAACCTCCTCCTGTAGTTTGCTCAGCAAAATATGCAGAGGGTATTCAACTCCGCTTCTGAAAATTGTATATAACGTGTTTATGTTTCCCTTGCGAGAGGTGAATTCGAGATGGATATTCTTTTTACCATCAGGTTGGAATGCCTCAACGGAATTCTTTACAAACAAATACTCTCCATCTTTACTAGATGAATCACTTGGGGGGGAAGTTATCTCCCCTTCTCGGGTACCACTCAACTGTAGCTTCTTAAAAAGACAAATGAGTCTATTGACAGAGGCATATTTCTGCCTTAGTATATACATCCTCTCATCGGATACGATCCCCAAGTTGTGCGCCATGGGGGTAAGTCTCATGTCGCAATTGTCCGGTCTGAGATAGAGTCGGTACTCTGCCCTGGAAGTGAACATTCTATAAGGCTCCGTTATGCCTTTGTTTATCAAATCGTGTATGAGAACCCCTATATAgctttcccttcttttcaaaatgaacTGCTGCTTTGTGTCTCCATCTGTAGTACGGGCAGCTAATGCTGCATTAATCCCTGCGATAATTCCCTGACAGGCTGCTTCCTCATATCCGGTTGTTCCACAAATCTGTCCAGCGAGAAAGAGCCCCTTGACGTTCTTCGTCTCTAAGGTATAATTCAAACAGTTAGGGTTCACATAGTAATATTCCACATCATAGGCAGGGAAgacaatttttgcattttctaaCCCTTTGATGGAGTTTACGATCTCTTTCTGTGTATTTATGGGGAAGGCAGAACTTAAGCCATTTGGGTAGATGAGTACATCGTGAAATCCTTCGGGCTCTAACCATAttatgtgtttatttttctctgcaAATTTTGTTACCTTCTTTGCTATAGAGGGGCAGTATCTTGGTCCATTCCCCAGTTTATCGTAACAGTCGAAATCGGGTAGCTCGTTCAAATGGGTTCTAACCAATTCGTGGGTTCTTTCATTCGTGTACGTTTTATAGCATGGTAACGTTTTGTTCCTATTAACCTTGTTACtgtttaaaaaggagaaataaaatggattTTCTGTTTCACTATCTTCCCTTTCAAGAGAGGTAAAGTCAATGCTGCTGATGTGTAACCTCGGGGGCGTTCCtgttttcatcctttttatcTCAAACTGGTTCTCCCTCAACTGGTTCGAAATGCTTTGCGTGGATGATTCTACTAGTTGGTCAAAAATGGCGCTGTTAAGTTTTTCTAGGTTTTCATGGCTGGTGTGGGCTATTCCGTCGCTAGGGGGGGGGGCCCATTTGTCTGTCGAGCCTTCGTGTGGGGGGTTCACCCCAGTGGGGTCTTCCCCCCTAGGGGAGTTTTCCCCCCTAAGAgagtttcccccccttggcgAGCTTCCCCCACTTTGTGCCCCCCCCTCCCACTGCATCCGCCTGGAAATCCGCTTGACCCTCCCCCCGTGGTACTTCTCCTTCCCTATGTGACACACACCTCCCAGAAACGTCCCCGTGGTGAGGACTACACTGTTCGCGTAGAACTCACACGCGCATTTGTTTTTCACTCCGTAGACGCGCCTTCCGCTGAGGGGGGAACCACTTCTGCACTTTTCAATTAACAGGGACTGCACTGTGCTCTCTAAgatatgcaaatttttcgTGTGATGCATGTGCTCCTTCATGTGATAGTTGTACAGATCTCTATCCGCTTGTGCCCTGTGTCCCCTAACAGCCAGGCCCTTTCTTACAttcaatattttaaaatgtatgcCACTTTTATCTATGACTTTTCCCATGAGTCCACCTAACGCATCGATTTCTTTGACCAGAATACCTTTACCGATTCCTCCAATGGATGGATTACAGGACATTTCTCCGATACTATCTTTACATTGAGTTATTAGCAAAGTCTTCGCTCTCAATTTTGCACTTATGTGGCTGGCCTCACATCCGCTGTGTCCCCCCCCTATGACTATAACGTCATAGTTCTTGTCTAACTCTTTGCAGTTACATTTTTCGCTGAGCATGTTTACGCGGGGTCCACTTCGGGGGGGAGCGGGCCTAtagaggaggaaaaacaaccGTAATATCATGAAGGTGGGAGAAatggggaacaaaaaagaaaagacgcTTCAACTAGAGAGTGTTCATTCGTATGTCATGCCAACTACAGTGACGTTGACAGTCCGTCTGCTTTGTTCCCTACATCACCATGATGCCACCCCAATGGGGTGAGTGGTGATAGTGGTGCATGAGCGTTTCGTTATTCGCCCAATTTTGCGTTACTTCCGAGCGTGGGGCCATCCCAGGAAGAGCCGTCTTTCATCCAAGCGGTATGTTCTACATGGCGTGGTGAGCTGAACAGCTACTAGCATAACTACATAGCACACCGTTCGTATGGCAGCTAAAGGGAACGAGTTCGTGGACATTTCAAGGGGGGTAGAAATCTCACTCGGTGGGACAcgcacatttatttataaattggGATGTGTTCATACGGGgtgtaagaaaaaagggagagccATTTTGGAGGTTCCTCTTTGAAGCGCCATTTTAAATTGCCTCCATTTGCTTCAGTTTGGTGTTATTGGCTAGGTGAGATACGGGCGTAGTATGGGGGGggcccccaaaaaaaataaaaggaaaaaaaagtacagccAGGAAGTGAGTAGTATGTAGGGGGGTAATGTTCAAAGGGTAGCAAATCTGTATGTGCTACTCCCTGGGAGGGTGAGTAAGTACTTattgaaatgaaaaaaaaaaaaatagagctTGAAAGATCATAGAATCCACGTGGGTGCTAATAACATGGTTTGATCAGTACGAGGTCGCCAACTTTTGCGCCTTCCCGGGGAAAGAGTCAGATTTGAGCAAACACAGAGGGGAGTAGCGGGGTGGAACTAACGGGGAGCAGCTCTCTGCCGCTTTTCCTACGGTATGCACAAATTGGGGGGAGCGGGGAACTAGCATACGCCATGGTGAACTATATAAAACAGAGTGCCTTATCTCctgagggaagaagaaaaaaaaaaaaaaaagaagcggcaTATATGTAAGCTAAAAAgttgtttgtaaaaattgtgataCCTTTTAAGGAGATGTTAATTTTAgcgaaatatataaatttttaatctatagcaaaattttgaagaaaaaaaaaaaaaaaagaggacctTTTACATTATTGGTATGGTATAATGTCCCCTTGTTGT
This genomic stretch from Plasmodium cynomolgi strain B DNA, chromosome 14, whole genome shotgun sequence harbors:
- a CDS encoding hypothetical protein (putative); this translates as MFDKFKNIVNLNNSGAEKDEAKKAEANENPEASAPVQGDPSLEGAEEKTFFDEMLGAPQYTYEQFLKVLKSPQEERGDTDDLKKHWGYPRRWKVILWDLHIQNYMSSDFNAFVDFDFGGNREECRIQVKRLQHENLRKGEDEKLPADPCGVQRCSGAKKKHEF
- a CDS encoding glucose inhibited division protein A homologue (putative); its protein translation is MLSEKCNCKELDKNYDVIVIGGGHSGCEASHISAKLRAKTLLITQCKDSIGEMSCNPSIGGIGKGILVKEIDALGGLMGKVIDKSGIHFKILNVRKGLAVRGHRAQADRDLYNYHMKEHMHHTKNLHILESTVQSLLIEKCRSGSPLSGRRVYGVKNKCACEFYANSVVLTTGTFLGGVCHIGKEKYHGGRVKRISRRMQWEGGAQSGGSSPRGGNSLRGENSPRGEDPTGVNPPHEGSTDKWAPPPSDGIAHTSHENLEKLNSAIFDQLVESSTQSISNQLRENQFEIKRMKTGTPPRLHISSIDFTSLEREDSETENPFYFSFLNSNKVNRNKTLPCYKTYTNERTHELVRTHLNELPDFDCYDKLGNGPRYCPSIAKKVTKFAEKNKHIIWLEPEGFHDVLIYPNGLSSAFPINTQKEIVNSIKGLENAKIVFPAYDVEYYYVNPNCLNYTLETKNVKGLFLAGQICGTTGYEEAACQGIIAGINAALAARTTDGDTKQQFILKRRESYIGVLIHDLINKGITEPYRMFTSRAEYRLYLRPDNCDMRLTPMAHNLGIVSDERMYILRQKYASVNRLICLFKKLQLSGTREGEITSPPSDSSSKDGEYLFVKNSVEAFQPDGKKNIHLEFTSRKGNINTLYTIFRSGVEYPLHILLSKLQEEVHNWNELQSSVLPEQNNLAIYMDKMQHCGLSLDQSDDLLLNCATLETACAEVKYSPYLTKQIREVDKIRDSFDLAIPPDVTYDRLNFPYLSNEEIEKLNKFRPRTLHDANRIEGVTMSAIYYLYYYIKGEKNRVKR